The sequence below is a genomic window from Lolium perenne isolate Kyuss_39 chromosome 7, Kyuss_2.0, whole genome shotgun sequence.
gcggtgacggtggcggtggcggtggcggtgacggtggcggtggcggtgacggtggcggtggtgcttcacctaatacacctcattcacgtcagcccacgccgccgccccgatcctcgtccggcgggtgatcggacaccggtaccgcccccaatccacctccggcgaagaagcgaagcagtcctgggttattaacccggacccttacgtacctaagaaaacaaaggtaccggaggtatcacgaagcctctccccacgaggccttgggaaagtagtgccgaggaagtcgaggcgggcgcggctgctgatttagagaaatggaaggcggcgtcaagaggaaaatagagggcgagcccaagccggtatattcgacaaggaaaagcggtgggctaagtcatttttgaacacaccgtcccaagccgcgaagaatctgctgacgactatttacgtgaacttcgtaggcaagcactcgcgttcaagaacaggaaagagttggcggagaagaaagccgtgaaggacgaggccgagtcaacattcgaaagggggaaagaaggtgGCCAGCTCGGGGCACAATGGAAAcactcgatcgccccgctcatagtgcaagccgccgatccggatgcccccgatatcatagcagctgcggcacatGGATTGGcgtaacgagtgccgagagaacaagcggccgagttaggtatcactcttcgtgcacttgctaggccttgatgtggcgccaatgaaggacgtagtatttaaatATGTGAAGAATGTccatctcgtcgagcctgcgcaggtagGGTATCTACCTAGACAAATTCTAGGTCTGCTAATTTGGTACCCGGGTTACATAATACATAAAAACGCccaagactatatctatgcggaagttagatatgagcatcacttcaaacattcttgggtacaaattcctctgagtgaattgttccatttgttcaatctgcgcgacctcgacaaatctatcatcggttgctacgttacgtaagtgatttattaatttctaccccatctcgttcattgcacctttgtcctaactatcttgttgtgtacgctattatgcagaatgaagaagcgggaaatgcgaataaggaacatccatgatgttgggttcattgacccacacatcgttaattcacatgtgttagaacaccaccccgccgacgtggaggatgacctgtggcggtttattagaaaacagcaacagaaaagtgatattctatttccttaccattttgggtgagtgtttctgtcttgagcacattctcttttgtttactccatgatgCTTCGGGTGGTAGCTCTAGCCCCAGGTCTTGCAGTCGTACGTGCTCACACACATCGCCCAACTACTCAGAAAATGCATTCGGAGTCGCACGTGTTCACACACATCGCCCAACTTTTTTCATATTCCAGAAAATGTATGGACTAGATGCAGATAATATTTTTAGTAATGAGTACTACTAGTCCAATTAACTCATTTCAAACTAATCTCTCCTTTCTCAAGAATGACTTTGAGACAGTGACAGTGAGAAGAACATGTCACGATATGATACAGTTTAGTTCCAATTCAACCCTGTTAGTATCTGCAACACAAGCAAAGGTGTTCCGTATAACGGTTTAGCTATGTATGATGTCACGTAAATtccacaaacaaacaaaaacgaaaagaaacaaacaaacaaaactaTGTTATGAATGAAGAGGAACAAAACAAAATACTAGATTGTTTCTCAGAAATCAAGAGAACAAAAATTAATGGTTGGTGATATTAGTTGGCCCTTGGATCACATATATATTCATACAAGAAGAAAAAAATAGGGTTATCCTGTCACGTACTCCATGTGACGGAAATGAATACCCAAGCAGCAAAGGTGGGACAGCTGCACATGTGACAGGTGGGCCAGCCAGACTGTAGGCAGGTGCCCATCACGTACTTGCTTCCCCGCAGCACCAATCTCCATCTCACATGATAAACGATCCTCTTCCCAAAAGTCAAGGCCCATCCCTGCCTGCCTGCTTTGACAACATCCATTGATTTCATCATCAATAAACTAGTAATTAGTTTGGAGAAGGAACAGCTTCTTGCGCACACATGGCTGCTAGCATAGAGATTGGGGCTACACCAGTATAAAAACCTCATCGCCTTCTTGGACAGAGCAAGAGAGCAAGACCAAGAAAGTGAATAAGTACTATATAGTGCTTGGTGAGGAAGAAGAGggatgatggaggtggtggcggagCCGGCGTGGGATCAgttcaaggaggaggtggagatcatggaggaggagggaggcagCGATGCTGCCGCAGGGGAGCTGCTGACCAGGGAGATCAAGAAGAGGCTGCTGGAGCATGCTGCCCATGAGAACGGAAATGGGAATAATGCCCATGTCAATGGAGGAGAAGCAGAGGCTGCTGAGGAAGAGGAGCAGCACAAGAGTATCTCCTTCGATCCAGCCAAAGGTGACACGCCTTTAATTAGTACCCTGTTTCTTCCACTGCTGTAGATAAGATGAACTTGCTCCTGCTCgattcatttattttctcttcCTTGATTATTTTCTTGAGGAGACAACTCCTGCTGTACTTCTTACCATTTCTGGCAAGCAATAATTCATTCATGTGTTGTCATATTGTTTTTAAAAAGATCGTGTGTTGTGTCTGGACCCAAAAATGTGGGTAAGTCATCGCTACTGCATCTGTTCCCTCATTCATGTGTTGAGATGCAGTGAACAATACTGCCATCAGTTTAGAGGAACAGAGAAGAAGACATAGCTCGCAGGGAAAACACATGCTAAATAAGTACGGATCAGGAGAGGGTAAGACACATATGTCAGATAGTGATGGCTACCAACATCCTTTGGCTGCCAACTCTTGCTTTTATTGGGCTACAGATCCCTCTCACCCAATCTAATCTAGGCCACACCCAAAATTACCTAGGAAAATTCGGTGTCCACTCAGAACAGTGATAGGTAGCCTTCCACGGGCAGACAGATGATCGCCGTGGCCCGGAGGCTCCCAAAATCTTAAAATTTTATCATTGAGTTATGAACTACAAAGCTCTGTTTTCTTTCATTAGACTGCAGACAACAATTTTCACTTTGTCACAATTTGGTTGATATATAACATAGTAAAGTTAGCTTTCTGTTGCTTTACTGAAGGGCTATGGAAGTGCCGGCACTGCGATTGGACGTACCGCTTGGCTAGTCCGTACGGGAACAGTATCCTAAATCATCAGGGCTATCGCCACCAAATTGAACAGAAATTGTTAGTTCGGAAAGAGCCGTTTTACTGTTCACTTAACAGAGGTTAGTGTCAGAAACTGAAACAATACGGCGATatgacaagatttagcaatagcaGTGATCAGCTTCAGTTCATCTCGCATATCTGCACTTGGGTTATTTGTGTTTCTTGTCATATTATTTCAAATTGTTTTGCTGCACAAAGTAGTCTCATATGAAAATAAACTGAAGAAGAAGGTGCTCCACTGCGTCTAATTCTGTACTGATATTGCTCTTTTTGTTTTATCAGTTCCTCATATCATTACTGAAGTAAGCGCCAGATACCTGGTCAGGGAAGCGGCCCAATCAGGCCCTGAAGAGGAGGAGACAAATGAGACTCCGAGTCCTAAAGGCAAAGAGATTGACACACATGAAAATGGCGATGCTCAAGAATCTAATGGATCacacacaaatggttcacaccAAGTCTGTAACAGCGACGAACCTGAGATTGCAGACATGATGCTTCGGATCGACAAAACTGAAATTTTCCCAGATGAAGTTAAAAAGGAAGAACATGTCACGGAGGCTCAACTGGAAGAAAAAGGATCACAATCGAATGGCTCACACCAGCTCTCCACCGGTGCCGAACCTGAGATACCATACATGTTAAGAATCGACAAAACTGAGATTTTGCCAGATGAAGTTGACAAGGACGAACATATAACAGAGGCCCAACCTGAAGAAAACGAGTCGCACTCCAACAGTTCACACCAGGTCCCCAATGGCGCTGAACCTGAGATGACACACATGTTTCATATCAACAAAACTGAAAATTTTCCAGCTGAAGTTGCCAAGAACGAACATGTCACCGAGGTTCAGCCTGAGATCGAAGAGTACGATCTGGAGAAGATTCTGGATCAGCAAGAAACTCATGACCTATACTGTCCCAACTGCAATTCGTGCATAACCCGGAGGGTGATCctgagaaaaaggaaaaggagagcGAGACCAACGACACCCACTGAGCAACCAAAAAGACTGCATACTCAAGAAGCGCCTTTGGCTCCTACACCTGAAAGTGGTGGGCAAGAAGCACCCGACGTGTTCAGATGTTTGTCATGCTTCTCTTACTTCATTCCAACAGGTATCGATAACCGCTTCTTTTTTCAGTTATATATTTCTTTTTCAGTTTCAGAACAAAGTTATTGTATTCTCACTATACATGTGCTTGTGCATTGGTTGCTTCAACATTTCATTTTGATCCAATGGGACATGCGTAACTTGTTTCTTGTCACCAGGATGTAGTTTCAACATATTTCGAATATTTGGAAGGAGGGAACAACAAGTTGATGTTCTGCCTCCTCCTGCACCAGAGGACATGCCTCCATCTGAGAATTGCACAAGTTGGCTTCTGTCTTGTTTCCAGCCAGGAGATAGCCCAAACCAAGCTGCTGCACGTATGCAACAAAATTCATAAATAGTTCTTTGTTAGTTATATTTTGATAGAATGATTCTTGTTTAATTATCTTGCAATTCATTCTTACATAAGCTGAACAATTGAACGTCGTGCAGATTCACTACAGACTCCACTGTTACATGATGCAGCGACTTCCGGTGAACATCGTGCAGATTCGCTACAGACTCCACTGTTACATGATGCAGCGACTTCCGGTGAACATCGTGCAGATTCCCTACAGACTCCACTGTTACATGATGCAGCGACTTCCGGTGAACATCGTGCAGATTCGCTACAGACTCCACTGTTACAAGGTGCAGCGACTTCTGGTGATACGGCCACCACAACAACTGCAACTAGGGCATCATATGTGCATACTCATGACACAGTTGTAAAACCCGAGCACTCGACAGATGAATTATCTTCTTCAACACATCAAACTACCACTACTATAATCACCACTACAACCACATCAGCATCAGCTACCACGTCATCTACGACCACATCGGCAGCAGCTAGCACATCATCTCACACGTCATCTGCTGTAGGTATGGAACCTAGTTTGTATGGATTGACTGATGATTACTTTTTAGGAATAGGCTGCAATGACTATGTTTGCATAAAAACACAATGACAAAGAAGAATCAACAGTTTACTTAAGAACAGTATGTCAGGGTGGTGGAATAGAGTAACGAAAAATAGACATATCACATTCAGGAATCATTCACACCGACGAAATGGAAGTGTTAACCGGTAAAATGCCTCCCCTAAAGCCTGCTGGCGATGCTATTTTGGGTGGAAATCACCTAGTTGGCCAAGAAGGTGGGTCTGATTAAGTGATTATTATGCATGAGCTACTGTGATCGAGAGATACAACCTGATAGTAGTACTTGTTCAGATGTTCAAGGAGCTGCCAAAGAAGCCTTCTGGAATGGTTCATTTTCCACCCCTGCAATTGACACACCAGGAGTGAAGGTTGATAGCCCGAATGTGACGAATATTGCACCAGGTGTGGTTTATTTACCTTTTAGATCTATTCCCAGTATCTGCAAAAATAAATTAAGATAAGGTTGGCAGGTATGCACCTACGGATGTATGGAACAAACAAATTCTCTTTCAAGTATCTATAAATGTTGCCAAATAACATCACATAACCGAAACTAAATTAGTAAAAAATGCAGCGCAAAAAATCTGAAATTTGTCCACTCTCTTTTTAGTTCCATCTGGATCTCTCCTGTGTACCTAATGACCAAGTGTTTCCTGGTGACAGGTATCATCCCAAGGGGCGACATACTGACTTCACCGAATCCTCGAGCAGCAGATCCACCTCATGTAGCAGTACCAGTCTCGGAAGATGTGAATCCAGCTGTTCCTAGACCACAACAGAGGGATGACTGGGATATACTGAAAGCTATCGTGTATGGAGGCTTGGTCGAATCCAT
It includes:
- the LOC127311711 gene encoding membrane protein of ER body-like protein isoform X2, encoding MMEVVAEPAWDQFKEEVEIMEEEGGSDAAAGELLTREIKKRLLEHAAHENGNGNNAHVNGGEAEAAEEEEQHKSISFDPAKGLWKCRHCDWTYRLASPYGNSILNHQGYRHQIEQKLLVRKEPFYCSLNRVPHIITEVSARYLVREAAQSGPEEEETNETPSPKGKEIDTHENGDAQESNGSHTNGSHQVCNSDEPEIADMMLRIDKTEIFPDEVKKEEHVTEAQLEEKGSQSNGSHQLSTGAEPEIPYMLRIDKTEILPDEVDKDEHITEAQPEENESHSNSSHQVPNGAEPEMTHMFHINKTENFPAEVAKNEHVTEVQPEIEEYDLEKILDQQETHDLYCPNCNSCITRRVILRKRKRRARPTTPTEQPKRLHTQEAPLAPTPESGGQEAPDVFRCLSCFSYFIPTGCSFNIFRIFGRREQQVDVLPPPAPEDMPPSENCTSWLLSCFQPGDSPNQAAAHSLQTPLLHDAATSGEHRADSLQTPLLHDAATSGEHRADSLQTPLLHDAATSGEHRADSLQTPLLQGAATSGDTATTTTATRASYVHTHDTVVKPEHSTDELSSSTHQTTTTIITTTTTSASATTSSTTTSAAASTSSHTSSAVDVQGAAKEAFWNGSFSTPAIDTPGVKVDSPNVTNIAPGIIPRGDILTSPNPRAADPPHVAVPVSEDVNPAVPRPQQRDDWDILKAIVYGGLVESITSLSVVSAAASSGAKTLDIFILGIANLIGGLPLIFHNIADLRDIQDVDGDDERVGHYWVNLGRRSKAQLHMVMALLSYVVFGLLPPVLYGLSFRESNDRENKMMVVAAATLACIALLALGKAHVKSRPRTYFKTLMYYLMIAVSCSGLSYVAGVLITRILVSYGVIDEGASGAPAPPGLSLFPHAVGAKTSSWASF
- the LOC127311711 gene encoding membrane protein of ER body-like protein isoform X1, producing the protein MMEVVAEPAWDQFKEEVEIMEEEGGSDAAAGELLTREIKKRLLEHAAHENGNGNNAHVNGGEAEAAEEEEQHKSISFDPAKGLWKCRHCDWTYRLASPYGNSILNHQGYRHQIEQKLLVRKEPFYCSLNRVPHIITEVSARYLVREAAQSGPEEEETNETPSPKGKEIDTHENGDAQESNGSHTNGSHQVCNSDEPEIADMMLRIDKTEIFPDEVKKEEHVTEAQLEEKGSQSNGSHQLSTGAEPEIPYMLRIDKTEILPDEVDKDEHITEAQPEENESHSNSSHQVPNGAEPEMTHMFHINKTENFPAEVAKNEHVTEVQPEIEEYDLEKILDQQETHDLYCPNCNSCITRRVILRKRKRRARPTTPTEQPKRLHTQEAPLAPTPESGGQEAPDVFRCLSCFSYFIPTGCSFNIFRIFGRREQQVDVLPPPAPEDMPPSENCTSWLLSCFQPGDSPNQAAAHSLQTPLLHDAATSGEHRADSLQTPLLHDAATSGEHRADSLQTPLLHDAATSGEHRADSLQTPLLQGAATSGDTATTTTATRASYVHTHDTVVKPEHSTDELSSSTHQTTTTIITTTTTSASATTSSTTTSAAASTSSHTSSAVGIIHTDEMEVLTGKMPPLKPAGDAILGGNHLVGQEDVQGAAKEAFWNGSFSTPAIDTPGVKVDSPNVTNIAPGIIPRGDILTSPNPRAADPPHVAVPVSEDVNPAVPRPQQRDDWDILKAIVYGGLVESITSLSVVSAAASSGAKTLDIFILGIANLIGGLPLIFHNIADLRDIQDVDGDDERVGHYWVNLGRRSKAQLHMVMALLSYVVFGLLPPVLYGLSFRESNDRENKMMVVAAATLACIALLALGKAHVKSRPRTYFKTLMYYLMIAVSCSGLSYVAGVLITRILVSYGVIDEGASGAPAPPGLSLFPHAVGAKTSSWASF
- the LOC127311711 gene encoding membrane protein of ER body-like protein isoform X3, which encodes MMEVVAEPAWDQFKEEVEIMEEEGGSDAAAGELLTREIKKRLLEHAAHENGNGNNAHVNGGEAEAAEEEEQHKSISFDPAKVPHIITEVSARYLVREAAQSGPEEEETNETPSPKGKEIDTHENGDAQESNGSHTNGSHQVCNSDEPEIADMMLRIDKTEIFPDEVKKEEHVTEAQLEEKGSQSNGSHQLSTGAEPEIPYMLRIDKTEILPDEVDKDEHITEAQPEENESHSNSSHQVPNGAEPEMTHMFHINKTENFPAEVAKNEHVTEVQPEIEEYDLEKILDQQETHDLYCPNCNSCITRRVILRKRKRRARPTTPTEQPKRLHTQEAPLAPTPESGGQEAPDVFRCLSCFSYFIPTGCSFNIFRIFGRREQQVDVLPPPAPEDMPPSENCTSWLLSCFQPGDSPNQAAAHSLQTPLLHDAATSGEHRADSLQTPLLHDAATSGEHRADSLQTPLLHDAATSGEHRADSLQTPLLQGAATSGDTATTTTATRASYVHTHDTVVKPEHSTDELSSSTHQTTTTIITTTTTSASATTSSTTTSAAASTSSHTSSAVGIIHTDEMEVLTGKMPPLKPAGDAILGGNHLVGQEDVQGAAKEAFWNGSFSTPAIDTPGVKVDSPNVTNIAPGIIPRGDILTSPNPRAADPPHVAVPVSEDVNPAVPRPQQRDDWDILKAIVYGGLVESITSLSVVSAAASSGAKTLDIFILGIANLIGGLPLIFHNIADLRDIQDVDGDDERVGHYWVNLGRRSKAQLHMVMALLSYVVFGLLPPVLYGLSFRESNDRENKMMVVAAATLACIALLALGKAHVKSRPRTYFKTLMYYLMIAVSCSGLSYVAGVLITRILVSYGVIDEGASGAPAPPGLSLFPHAVGAKTSSWASF